From Candidatus Saganbacteria bacterium, a single genomic window includes:
- a CDS encoding UvrD-helicase domain-containing protein → MAILKSLNERQKEAVLCTESPVLIIAGAGSGKTRVLTHRIAYLVKGKNISPHRIMAVTFTNKAANEMKHRLKHLVGILAKDMWVGTFHSICGRILRRDIEKLGREKNYVIFDENDQKILMKQVLKEADLDEKRYKPAAMLESISKAKNDLVNDAQYMARASDIWQEKVSICYRLYQEKLNKNNALDFDDMLMYAVELLEKHESVRKYYQERFLYINVDEYQDTNRAQYMITKLLAGGHKNICVVGDDDQSIYGFRGADIANILDFEKDYKDAKVFKLEENYRSTQNILDAANAVIAKNAMRKPKTLWTKNAKGDAVAGYLAKDEKDEALFIADNARRFAKGDFSRIAVLYRTNAQSRVIEEAFLQSGIPYRMIGGFRFYERKEIKDILSLLKMIYNPSDNINCLRVLSFMLEGVGKVTISKIENEANARKIPLAEMIEKCDVLQISRNAKQQLAALDKKIKVFRDLSAEQPASQLIAKIYEDTDMIKDIEEEQTAEALSRAENLREFLTVALDFEDISDDPSLGAFLTQMSLVTDQDTADGDKPSVLMMTLHSAKGLEFPIVFIAGMEEGIFPHYRAMFEPKELEEERRLCYVGITRAKEKLFLCHAQERMLFGESWCNGPSRFLEEIPAVLFDEKSWMDLEPGEKQVKIRVSSDIYSVGDAVNHPKWGTGEVIKIDGDGEDTVIDVVFSNFGTKSLMLKYAPVNRLQAP, encoded by the coding sequence TGATAATTGCCGGAGCCGGCTCAGGCAAGACCAGGGTGCTCACCCACAGGATCGCCTATCTTGTAAAAGGAAAAAACATCTCTCCCCACAGGATAATGGCCGTCACTTTTACGAACAAGGCGGCTAATGAAATGAAACACCGCTTAAAACATCTCGTAGGTATTCTGGCAAAAGACATGTGGGTGGGCACTTTCCATTCCATTTGCGGGAGGATACTGCGGCGGGACATTGAAAAACTGGGACGGGAAAAGAACTATGTTATCTTTGACGAGAACGACCAGAAGATCCTGATGAAGCAGGTGCTTAAGGAAGCGGACCTGGACGAAAAACGGTACAAGCCCGCGGCGATGCTAGAATCTATAAGCAAAGCAAAAAACGACCTGGTGAACGACGCGCAGTACATGGCAAGAGCATCGGATATATGGCAGGAAAAAGTCTCGATCTGCTACAGGCTTTACCAGGAAAAACTGAACAAGAACAACGCCCTAGATTTTGACGATATGCTGATGTACGCGGTGGAGCTGCTTGAAAAACACGAGAGCGTAAGGAAATATTACCAGGAACGGTTCCTCTATATAAATGTGGACGAGTACCAGGATACCAACCGCGCCCAGTACATGATCACGAAGCTCCTGGCCGGCGGGCACAAGAACATCTGCGTGGTCGGTGACGACGACCAGAGCATATACGGGTTCAGGGGCGCCGATATAGCCAATATCCTCGATTTTGAAAAGGACTATAAAGATGCGAAAGTATTCAAACTCGAGGAAAATTACCGCTCTACGCAGAACATCCTTGACGCGGCGAATGCTGTTATCGCCAAAAACGCGATGAGAAAACCGAAAACTCTCTGGACAAAGAACGCAAAAGGAGATGCAGTGGCCGGATATCTCGCGAAAGACGAAAAAGACGAAGCCCTGTTCATTGCCGACAACGCCAGGCGTTTTGCAAAAGGGGATTTTTCAAGGATCGCCGTCCTTTACAGGACTAACGCGCAGTCAAGGGTGATCGAGGAAGCCTTTTTGCAGTCTGGGATCCCTTACAGGATGATCGGAGGTTTCAGGTTTTACGAGAGAAAAGAGATAAAAGACATTCTTTCGCTTTTGAAAATGATCTATAACCCCTCGGACAACATCAATTGCCTGCGGGTCCTGTCTTTCATGCTGGAAGGGGTGGGGAAGGTGACAATCTCTAAGATCGAAAATGAAGCTAATGCAAGAAAGATACCATTAGCGGAAATGATAGAAAAATGCGACGTCCTTCAGATCTCTCGTAATGCAAAACAACAACTGGCGGCTCTGGATAAAAAAATAAAGGTCTTCAGAGATCTTTCCGCGGAACAGCCCGCTTCCCAGTTGATAGCCAAGATCTATGAAGATACTGATATGATAAAGGATATTGAAGAAGAACAGACGGCCGAAGCACTTTCAAGAGCTGAAAACTTAAGAGAATTCTTAACGGTCGCTCTTGATTTTGAAGATATCAGCGACGATCCTTCTCTCGGTGCGTTCCTGACACAGATGTCACTTGTAACGGACCAGGACACAGCTGACGGAGATAAGCCTTCCGTTTTGATGATGACGCTGCACAGCGCAAAAGGTTTGGAGTTCCCGATAGTTTTCATCGCGGGAATGGAAGAAGGCATATTCCCTCATTACAGGGCGATGTTCGAGCCTAAAGAGCTTGAAGAGGAAAGACGTCTCTGCTATGTCGGGATCACGCGCGCCAAAGAAAAGCTTTTTTTATGCCACGCTCAGGAAAGAATGCTTTTCGGTGAATCATGGTGTAACGGGCCATCAAGGTTTTTGGAGGAAATTCCTGCCGTTCTTTTTGACGAAAAAAGCTGGATGGACTTAGAGCCCGGAGAAAAACAGGTCAAGATCAGGGTCAGCAGCGACATCTACTCTGTAGGAGACGCGGTAAATCATCCGAAGTGGGGGACGGGTGAGGTCATAAAGATAGATGGCGACGGCGAAGATACGGTCATAGACGTCGTATTCTCTAACTTCGGCACAAAATCACTGATGTTAAAGTACGCGCCAGTAAACCGTTTGCAGGCCCCATAA